tattcattttgtCTGACTAGCCATGAACTGAAGCATTCCTGAACTTTGATCCAACCCCTCAAACAATAACCCTTAAAATTGTGGTGCTTCCTTCAGTATGTTGTATCACATATATAGGCTGTGTTTTGTTGGGGCAACTGAAGCTAAATACAGGATCGATTGTACGCACACATTTTCGATgtaggtgaaaaaaaaacacaaatgcaAACCAGCACGTACACTTTTCACACCTGGCTATAGCATAGTCTGATACATAAGCACGATTGCCCTTACGCTATTTTCACGAAGGgctgtttaatttttgttgatGTGGGTGAAAAATCAATCCAGCAAGTAAGAGAGCTTCCAACAACAAGATCGAAATTTCTTTGGTCACATTTGTTTCCCTCAGCATTTTCGCTTGCTTCGCTAGGCTGGCAATGGTTGAggtctgatgatgatgatgtgtctttttttcccttccacgGTGACACTTCACTCGCATAATACACGCACTTTTTCACTAGCACGGATGGTTGTGGTGATGCACAGGAGAACCGATTTAAGCAAATTTCAACCAAAGCCTATTATCTTTAAGTAAAAGTACACATTCCCACACAGTGTGCATGATGCTGTGGTATTCTTAACATAGCAGGCATCCTTCCAGGCGATTGGAATCTAATTCGAGATGTAGTTCGAATGATGCTGCTAGAACAATACCGTAACAAATGATTTTTTGGAGAGAAATCTATTTAACCTACACAAAACATCATGATTTTGACTTGGTTTAGTGAGACCCAAACAACACTTTTGTCGTGTATCTTATACACCAACCTGAAGCATAATTTCAACTTTTATGTACTATTTCGATGAGTCGATAATTATCCACTGGAACAACGAGAAAAGTAAACTTCCGTAGAAATGTTCACCACGAAATACCGCGCCGAATGTTGTACTGTCAAAAATGCTAGCTGCTGCCAAGATGACGGCTGACGACAACGAATCGTTGATTCGGTTTTTTATCCACACACAGGCAAACCCTGGCCCACAGAGCATTGACACGCACACAACGGAATACACACGCGCTGCCTTGCTTCTCGCTCGCACGCGTAGCTGTTGTTTCGCTCTCGTCTACGCACTTTACCCTTCACTCAAAAACGCTCAGCATTGCATTACAGCAAATACTTGCATGGCGACAGTCACCTTCCGtgcgcacacacgtacacacaagAACACACAATCTATGTACAAACCATACGCACATTTCGATACAGCTGCCACCGCGCGGCGCACCGTCAACTATTCTTTGCCACTCTCtcttttctttcgctctctctctctctctctctctctcgacgTTGTTCTCCTGTTTCAGCGACACACAACCACCACAGCACAGCACTGTTACGTTTTTTTCCTCATATTATGCCAAACTTTTTCACTTTGTCACTTTTAACAGAAAACCCAGAAAAGCGAAGCGTTTTAGCTCGGTGTGCCACTTTCGTCATTGATGCCCATTATACTTCCGTTTTGCACGATCCCTTTCCTGCAAGCGCTAGCCATCTCACCCTTTGCAACGTACCGATTGGTTGCGATCAGCTGAATTCGCTAATGCTCTGCTGCTGGTACTGCCGCTACTGGTGCGGCGGGGTAGTTTTGCCTTCACTTTTCCACCACTTCTGCCTGTTCCGACCGTTTTGCCGCAGCCACACGACCCGCCACGGGGCGCTGCTCCTCTAGCGCTGATGCTGTTGGGCTTAATCTTTCCAGCAACGCCAGGTTTAACAACACCTGCAACAGTGCAGAAAGAAGGGTTAGTGAAGGCACGGGCGCTATTTTTCCGTACGAAGAACCAACACTTTTATTGACTGCAACCAAACACTTTGACGGCTGGTAAATTTTCGACCAAGAAAAGTCACACAACTGTCAAGCAAAATGAAGGTAGAGAAAGAGCGTGCGAGAGCGACGTCCATCTCTCGCTCTTGTTGGATGCATTTCTTTGTTACGCACTCTCTCGTAACTCGATTTTTTTATTGGGGCTTGTTCGTTGCTGGGAGgagaaaaatattcaaaattttcTCCAAATCGCCAAGGATATCTCTATTTAACATGTTTTCAATTGGTAGTTTCGACATTGTTTAATCCTACTTTGCAAAAGAATTACCCACCGAAACGGAGGAATGGAAAGTGTACTGCAACGAGTGTTCCTTTCACAATTTTGAAACGGACCAGGAGCCTCCATCAACATTGGTAAAGGGCATACGGGTGAACAGTATCAGCATAGCATGATCATCAATAAGGTTAACGATCTTGAGGTTAATGCTCAACGATGCCATTAGCCTCACGACTTTGGAATAAGGTTAGTCaataatagtaaaaaaaaactattgcaGATTGAAGCCAtacaaattatttcaattaaaccgTTAAAACACTTGCTAGTTTTGCTGCCTGATTAACATATTAGTGCATTTTTATGTACTTGTTTGATTAGCGCAAGAAGCGATGGAATATGTGCAATCTATTGTGCGAAAATTGCAATAACGGTGGCCAACGAGAAAAATCGATATGATACTGATTTTAATTATACATTCAATGTCACGAAGCAAATAGGCTCGTATGCTTCTCAAGTGTGTGCATGCACAATCGCAcgaaatgcaaaaattgtgcCCTGGAGAGATTCTTCATCCTTTCATCGTCGTTCGATTCATGCATGTTTGCATTCGAATCTTTTATTAAGCATTCTGCACCAACCGTGGATTCACTGATGTTGGCACTGTTTATAGGCCAATGTTTAAACCTAAATGAGCTTGTTCGTGTTGGGGTACATCCCAATGGCTGCTCATGATACTGCCAAACAATGAAATCAATACTGTTTTCAAAACGGTCTCGGAACGACGGTTTTGTCACCGATAATTTGACCGATAATGGTAGTGATTGTACTGTGGTAGAGCCAACGTAGCTCAAAACGAAACTGCTTTCTTTTCACGTAAAGTCTATAGTGCAGGAATCAACAATTAATCCACATGAATTTCGTTCACATTGTACCTATCGCTCACACTTTGTTCATTTAGCTGAACTTCTTTAAACTGAACGCACACACTTTTCCACTGCTATAAATGCCACTGCTTTCTCAtcgagaaattaaaaaaaatatttcacatcaTATGGCCACCGTTGCACGGAAAATAGAATCTTTATCCTTGCCTAGTAGCGCATCTATGTTGCTTGCCATTAGATCGAaaagagagaggaagagaaagataaagagaaagatagagagagggagagaaagattaagagagagagatagagagagaaagggagagaatAGAGCAGAGAGTTCCTCATGAAAATCCTCTAACGGTCAAAGAGAAAACTCGATGCTAAGTGAAGGGAAAACTCGACCTATCCGAGAGCCGAACAAACTGAGAAGCGTAGActgaagcaagaaaaaatcaCCATCGACAGAAAGGAGGTTGGAACGGAAGAAACTTTTTTCTTGCCAGACATCATTTCATAACTACAAATTCGGTCACTAATAAATGTACACGGCTTTTGTCGTGTCTGGAGTAAGTAAGGAGAAATGCTACTTCCATTCTCTATTTGCACTAGCTGAAAAGTCAATCCTTGGGACTGTggaaccaacacacacatacacacacatatattcGATTCAATTTCGACACTTTTGATTAGTCCTGTAGCAAGGACAAGTCATCGAGGGGCTTCCTCAGTATCACCCAATTCCCAAAGGACATCTAATTTTCGGGAAGGATAAGGAGAATTCCTTTACACTCGACACTAAGCGTACATTATAGATGACTGTGTGAGCGTAGGATCCGCATCatacacgcacatacacacactcgcaggcacacacgcaagcacagacaccatgcgcctccatctgcGAGTCAAGGTTTCCAAGAACGTCTGCAGTAGAATCCTGCAGTAGAAGTAAGTCGCAAACACCTTGCTTCCCAAACAAGTACAATAGCGAACCTTTACATAGAATTCGGTTTCGGTGCTTACATTCACACTTAGTGGAGCAGTACACTAGCACTGCCAGTACAACAGTGTACCCGCGTTGTCTACTGCCGAACACCGCTTTGACGTGCGCCAATGGTACCGAACGACTGAGCGTGCCATCGTGAATTCGATGGGCCAAGCAACCCATTGCTCTCCTGGTTGCGGTATGCTCTTTGCTAGCGATGACAAAAAGGATGCGAGAGCCGCAGCTACGTACGTAGCAGTGTTGCATCAGAGCGGATAGAAATGTATCCGATGGTGGCAACTTGGCGGAAAATACTATAATCAAATGACGACACGGCACGTGCAATGTAACGAAGCAAATAATCATCCCGTCCTTCCCGAGCAGATGTCGTATGAACAGATGGTTGGTTAAAAGGTAACAGTTAGATGGACGACATTTTGATGCAGTTGCGAAAGCAAAGTGGCAGAGCGACTAATAAAGATGTACGTTAGGCACGTCAGCAAAATAACACTGCCAACAACAATTGCCGTTTGTAGAAACTGTaaagatatttaaaatattaattattgatttgataccaaaaaaaagacattatTATCACAATTTAGCCAGAAATTAGGCCTACATCACGAAACATGCCCaatttccgccatcttgtaacgAGTTTCTGTTACAACAAGCCGTACAAAATTCCGCGCCTCAATGTGGTTTGCTTTCCATGCGTACGGGTTTCAACAAACCCTAGCACTCAAAGGTAAGATCATGGCGTTACgcacttttatttttctactgAAACTGTCGCGTCAAACACCTCTTGTATCCTCTTGCCTGTCTGGTTCGGCATGGCACGGATGAAAGATAAACTCCGTCCCCGCGGTTGCACCATCACTTTCTCCCTAAAGATAGTGCTCCTTGCAGACCGATTGGTCTTGCGGTTGGTCGATCGTTGCCTACCACAACAACCAACCAGTGGCAAACACCACCCGAACAATCCCCTGTGTTTAACCGCATTCAAGTCCGAGTAGAGTTTTGCGTGCGAGGCTTCTCCTATGATGCCTTTTATTCCTGCTCGCCCATACATTCGCCCACTATCAGCACGTGGGCTTGTGTGCGTGCGCACCACCCACCATTGTGACGGGGCGGGAGGTATAGGGTTAGTGACGAGGCACAGCACAATGCCCTTATTTTACATCCCGTTGCTACATTTTACCTCCGCCACCATCGACCATGCATCGACGAGCAGCTGAAGCTAACGGGGTCAACGAACTGCGACGCACGACGTTGCTCTGGTCAATGTCATTACAAAACTTTTTGGAGAGGAAAATCGACGGAAAATTGTCTACCTTCgtgaaagtgtttgtatgaaacTGCTATGTATAGTGCAGTAATGTTGAAGATACATTTTCACCCCACGAATATAGTGCTCCAATTAATAGCAGAGGCTCGTCCTTGGCGCATCCGATTGGCGAGAATTTACAGacggtttttgtttcagaAACTGACCTAATACGAAATGGTTTTGCTTCTAATTTGACCATATGTAAGATTTGCGTATGTGGCAGACaaagagaaagggagagataACGACAAAGTATTACAAAGAGAGTATGGTTCGGAAGAGAGGAGGAGAGCGAGTTTAGAAGTTGTATGCATACTAGCAACATTGGAAGAGCGAACGTATTTGAACAACAAACTACACTAAGACACTTTCCCTTTGTTTGCGCATTCTAGGAACATAATGTTGCAAAATACGCTTTTCATAAAGCAACGCAACATGGACGCTTACGATACTTCATGTCgctaaaacattaaaattcgTTAGTATCCGATTTCGTTAGTTTAGATAGATAAATAGACATTATCCTATATAAGCCTGTCATTgataattatgaaattattaGTAAATTAACTACATCTTCGTACGtcaaaaaatgaccaattttattgcaatatACACAATACACATCACATCTACTTGGTGATCAATGTTGATCttgcgaataaaaacaaagattCTGTTAACATCATTATTTACCTGTCAGTTATTTTAAAGAGTAAACCTCGTACTTACATTCAAACTCTATAGTGTTCTATTCACAATGAGAATAAACAAGCGTTTTAAAGTCCAATCGTTACATTTTTAAGATGATTACACGTGTACATATCCAGGACTTGGTTGGGTAGGTTTCAACATACATGCACATTCCTGTACTGATTAGCCTTGGTTGCCTTCCGATACCTACCATTTCAGTATTTGTTAATGCCAAACAAGCGTACCCCATGGAATTGGGGAAGCTTTGGCACTAGAACTACTACAAGCGAGATGAAGTTGACGATAAAATGATCGTTATCGTTGCGCGTGTAAAGACACGTCAGAAGGAACCTACAAGAAAACGTCAACATTAATcataaagaaacaaatttgaaaaaagCATTACGGCGCTAGCTTACAGGATAATTGGGGCAGCGGTCAAGAATTTTCTCGTCGTCGTAAACTGCTCACCATAGTTGATCTGTTCCCAGTGGGTGTATTTACGATTTTCACCCGCATCGATGCTCATCCATGGTGCGCCTTTGATCGAATGGAGAAAGTACAAGTGCGCCTGTAGAACGATCAGAAACAGATGGGTGTGTTAAATAACGCGCACTTTTTACAAGTTACCAACCCATTACCAGATTGTGAGAGATGTTTGTAATCGTCCAAGCGTACGGGATTTGCACGAACGGTATCGCTAGCAGCACGATGTGAAAGATAGTAATGCCCAGGACGTACGCAAGCCATAAACCACGTGAATCAAGCCAGGACGAGTTAGGATTTGGATCGCCATTACCACCGGCAAtcatttttttcgttagataGAGCCGCAACGCGAAAATTATTCCAAATGCAACAACTTACCAGctgacgtttgtttgtttggttacaGACAATTCCcaagatacgctattatagcgaacCGCTATAATCTGGAAAAAATTGACGTATCTCGagtttccgcgtaagtcgaatcctggtgcaatttcgttaaTTCATTTGCCACCGACTCGATTtgcttctctgcacttaatttattcaacaaatctggcgaaaaaaaaatatttttgagaTAATAcattggaataaaataaaaacacatctTTTATGTACAATacaaaggaagatattttcgaccaattttcacctttttgcttaaattttgtgctatacaCTAACTCAACTGTCCAATTTCTGAAAACCGCTTTTCTCCAAATCCAAGTATAAGAgcaaccgcgtatctcggggactgcttGTAGTTTGCATTTCACCAACCTGGTCGCCACCGACTCTGTGCACAGCGTTCTTCGAGTTGAACGGAACACTAAAATGACATTTGTTCGACTATACAGTCGatacccgagatacgcggataaTGCATTCTAGAGAAATCCGCGTATGTCGAATTTCCTGTAAAGCATCGTTTATATGTCGTATTTAGGGATCGAATATTTATTTCCACGTTAGAAGCCCATTCAACATTGATATTCATGCGTTTATTTGAAGAATGACAGTAAAATgctatgaaaataaatatctataaaaattaaatgtaacgtATTTCTTCTTATttgcaaattgaaaatttaattctgCATACAAAACTCCGTGAAATGTCAAATTATTAAATTCCGCGTATCTCTGAAACCGCGTACCACGAAACCGCGTAACATGGGTATTTACTGTATTCTCACAtaactaatttttttttaaatctaacTAATGTATAAAGCAGTGGGGcgacccggtggcatgatggtagcg
The Anopheles moucheti chromosome 2, idAnoMoucSN_F20_07, whole genome shotgun sequence genome window above contains:
- the LOC128297935 gene encoding ORM1-like protein; protein product: MIAGGNGDPNPNSSWLDSRGLWLAYVLGITIFHIVLLAIPFVQIPYAWTITNISHNLAHLYFLHSIKGAPWMSIDAGENRKYTHWEQINYGEQFTTTRKFLTAAPIILFLLTCLYTRNDNDHFIVNFISLVVVLVPKLPQFHGVRLFGINKY